In Chelmon rostratus isolate fCheRos1 chromosome 21, fCheRos1.pri, whole genome shotgun sequence, the genomic window AACCGGACCTGTTCTTCTATGAGATGTGAGCCTgcagctcacacagacacacggtcGAGATCGTATAAAGAcgtgcaaacacaaaaactgactttagaggaaaagataaacactttgggaaataagcattttcactttcttggGCATGTGCGTAGCAAAAAAGAAATACTAGTCACTagatgtaactccagttctatgagtacgTACAAAGCCCCCTCTTCTTATATTTTAATTCGGAAAAATAATTTACATGTAGCAGTGTTGTGCAGTGTTTGTTATGCAGTGTTATGCATTTAACTCAACCCAACTGACGACCTAATAAAACGTGTCTGACCCTAAATTTGGGAATGGCTGCTCTAGACATGATCCTGTAGTCTTTATGCTTGCAaggctaacaggctgctggctgtagcttcacatttgtCATCCAGACACGAGTGTGGTATCAGTCTTAACTCTCTGCCAGAGAGTGAATACGTTCATTACCCACAATGTCGAAGTGCTTCTTTAAAGGGGAGATAGAAACTGCCGTatgtcatccaaaaaaaaaaaaaaagaaattaaagctAACTAAGCCGAGGAGATGATGGAAAACAGATTTGAAATAAGTGAACAAACTGAATTAATTCAAAGGGAAGGGACCTGGATATTTGCTGATGCCACACAccctttgtttgtttggtaaATGACCTCACTGTGTGCTCATGTTTATTAGTGGTACACACATTAGTTTTTATGCTATTGTTAAACGTAATAAAGAGCAAACGCAAAATCTCGAGGTGGCGACAGGAGGAGCTCCATCATCTATTGATTCGGTTCATGATTAATGTGACTTAAATGCTCCACAAACATGCCATGaacagattgtgtgtgtttgtgcgatgTCTCAGGATACAGAAGGACGACTCGCCTCTGAATCCCTACATGCAAGTGTCCTACGATGGGATGGTGACTTCAGAGGAGGACATGAAGGTGGTCAGCACCTGTCAGATGGACGTCCACAAGTTCCCTTTTGACACACAGAGGTGCAACATCACCATCGGATCTGCAGTGCACTGCGGTGAGCGAgggagagcgtgtgtgtgtcctgtgaacTCAGTGATGTGACCGACATGTTTTCACCTCCAGCTCGCTCCACTCACATCTTCTCTTCTCACCTCAGTCACTGAAATCCGGCTCACTCCTTTCTCCAACTCCTCTCGGGTCACGCAGTTTTCCAGAGAGGTGATGAGGACGCAGGGAGAGTGGGAGTTCCTCCAGCTATCCGTCACCACCACCAATTTCACCTTCCACGGCAAATACTGGGAACAGCTTGTATACACTGTACGCAGCAGACGGGTGCCAAATTAAAGGAGAGACCTGAATGCATGAGTGGAGAAACacaatgaatgcagatgcttccagACAGAGAACCAGGGATCACTGGAGGGTTTGATGCATGCAATATGTTACTGCCTTTGCAATCACCAGATCACAGCCCAGTTGAACGTCTATGGGAGATTTTAGAGTGTTTTAGAGTGATTGATCTTTGTTGTCATCCCTCCAGGAGAGTCCAGGCAATTGTAAAATCTATGCTAAGAGCTGTGCTGGAGGCTTGTGGTGTCCAAACACCTGATTACTACACTTTATGTTGGGCTTTCCTTTAACTTGCCACCCACCTATAAAGTCTTGTTTTAGGTTTAAACAAAATGGTAACTCTCAagagaaaccaaaacaaagtcGTGGCCTctaattttttatttgtgttctCAAATTGCTTAAATTATGCATCACTCAAGTAATTGGTTTTACAAATTAGGGTTCTTGAATTACTTAACTTTGCTCTTGTTTTCCAAATGTGTCGCACAAATGAACAGGACATAAAGTTAAACAACATCAGTTTTACAGGATACTTAACTTGTGCTCAGGCACTATGTAATTCGTGCTCTCCAGTTTCTTAATTTGTGCTTTCATATCAAAAGATTGGACGTGCAATTTAACAACATAACTGAAGCAATATTGTCCATTTTAAGAATTTTAGAATTCATACTAGAATTCTTTAATTCGTGCTCTCGAATTACAAATTTGTCCTCTCAAATTTATATTCTGGGTGTACAGATATACTGAGCATAATGTCAACAGCATCATCAGTTTTACAAATTCCTGATCTGGAGTTCATGATTTGAATTAAACTATTCAAGCTCACAAGTCATGAAATGCAAGTTTCTTAATTTGCGCTAAATCTATGTTCTCATATTAAGAAACTGAGGATGCAAATTAACAAAACACAATCTAACCACACTGTCTGTTTTACAAATTACATAATTCTCAAATTACTTAAGTTTATGATCTcgatttatttaatttgtgctCTTATATTAATAAATTGGCAGAACATAATTGAGACAATGTTGTCAGATTAAAAAATCCTTAATTTGTGCTCTGGAATTGAATAATTTGCTCTTGAATTATTAGTATGCAAATTAGCAGAACCTAATGTTTGTtgatttactttttttgtgcttacatctataaaaaaaaacatcacataaaaATAACCTTCCTGTTGTCATCTGGTCGATCTGGTCTGACCCTTGGACCTGTTTTCCTAGTTCACCATGAGGAGGAGGCCCCTCCTCCATGTCATCAACTTTCTGCTGCCCATTCTGTTCTTCCTGAGTCTGGACCTCgcctccttcttcatctcaGACCATCGAGGAGAGAAGCTGGGCTTCAAAGTCACCGTGCTGCTGGCCATCTCTGTACTGCTGCTCATCCTGAACGACATCCTGCCCTCCATGTCCAACGAGACTCCTCTCATAGGTACAGTTTTTAACTGGAGTGTGATTCACACCGTCAGGAGAGCCAGAtaccaaaacaaaaagtagTTATtgcctgtttcctcctctcagccacCTACTGCATTGTGATTTTTGCTCTGATGCTGCTCAGTCTGCTGGAGACCATCTTGGTTACGTATCTCATGGAGAAAGACAAGGAGACGCTCAGGGACGACTGCAAGGACAAGCAGGAAAACGGCAAAGTCGCAAACTGTAACTCAGGTGAAACCCAGATCACAGACAAGAGCAGTTCTCACACAGTTTTATCAGATGCCCCACGAATGGAAATGTGTTGGGGAATTTTCTCGCTACTAATTATAGTTTAAGTCTATAATCTTAAAGGCCTTAAGGCGAATCATCTATTTCCATGCATCATCCGTAACTCTGTGGGATAATAACAGGAATAACAGATGCAACATCTCCTTTAAAGCTGTTTAAGTAAGAGGGTACCACCACTCTTTCATACTGAGTCaccaaaaaataatgaaacagaatCATTCATCCGAAACTATGTTTTCCAGGTTAATCGTGAATCATATCACCTCTACAATCATTCTTGTGACAAACCTGCTTTGTGctttcagaggagaaaagacgGACCTGCTGTTCGTGCATCTGCAAAGTGTCTGATGGTGAGAAACAGCATGAACTGCTGCCTGTGGCTGAAGAGGTAAAGCATTACAGGTTCAGATACAGGATTATTATCGCAGGCCAGGTGGACAGCAATCATCATGCAATTATGCAACATCTTTATGTcattaaacactaaaaacaatattttcataaCAGGTTAAAAACTGGGCTCGGGAGTCATTAAAAGcctgttcatcatcatcatgttcaaCATCTTAATACATTCAAAACTGTGAGCAACCACTTTTTCCATGATTTATAAATCTGCGCTCCACTCCCCCAGTATCATACTATTCTCAATTTAAACTGCCACCATGTTCGAGACACACCAGAATATCCATTTGAGAGTAGAAATGCAGGAAACTCAGCCTCTCgcgccctcttcttctgcgCCGAAGTGGAGCATTAGCTCCAGCTGTTTGTCTCCGTGAACGACCTGCTAATATTCACATTGCAGGAGTGGATGGAGAAGAgcattaattcacattttcctttgccaattttctggaaatttggTTAAAACATCCACTTAATTTGGATGGCAACTCACATACATGCTTTTAACATCTTAGGATGCCTGATTCTACCTGTGAAGAAGCAATAACTCGGCCTGTAAACATCCTTCATGATAACACTCCTGTAACACTTGACGATTTTGTCCACCTGGCTCGAAATTATCTGTCTAAACCGGAAAATAGACCCACTCTAACATGACTATGACTGTTGCTGTGTGCAGGTAAACAACAGCATTCAGTCAGGAGAGCCTCACGTATTGCTGTTGatcctggaggagctgaaggagctgcagaaagCTCTGAATCTGCACCTcggctgcagagaggaaggagggaagtcAGTCCAATGGGCTGCAAGAATCAACAGAGCTTTCTTCATGTTCTACATCACCACCGTGTCGCTCTTCGTACCCCTAATCTTCATGGAATGGATGTAATACCTGTGTCTGTATTGTACCTTTTCGTCAACGCGTGATGTAAAAATGTCGTGTTGTGCTTATAAAAGCACAAATTCTGTGTTTAAAGTATCAGGTTGTGAATTTGTTTTATGTGGTTTCTCTACAGAGGGCAGTTCAATGCATTGGCTTTCAATATGCTTGACAGCAATTGTGAATTTGTGATCAATTTGTTGgctgaaataaatgaactggacctgaaaatgtttttaaataaataaacacgtTGACCATCCACTGAAGAGTCAGCATTTACAAACCTGCAGATACACGATGGTCGATtgaatattaaagaaaaaaggctgaGATAATCGTATAAATGGAGGTGCAGCTGTGCCTGGTGGTGTATGATGTAGGAGATGAATATTTCCCTGAGCGTGCGCCTCAGGTTGGTCACGACCTCCTCCCAAAACCATGTAGAGACAAATCTAACCCAATCGAGTATTTCACATTATCTGTCCAGTCACACAAACAGATCTTCCCCACCTGTCCTGTTTCAGTCCGCTTTTACCTCACAGCTCGTCTGTCACTCAGACTTTAAACCAATCATCTGTCCTCACCGGCCTCAATGTTAC contains:
- the LOC121625261 gene encoding 5-hydroxytryptamine receptor 3A-like → MFLVLAEEPSSEKVCSYQDILDYLNLTTDNGAFKLTRPVLDHTHPTMVELDIILFAILAVIEKTQTFIPFIWATMMWNNERISWDPTQFCGITQIAVPRDMLWKPDLFFYEMIQKDDSPLNPYMQVSYDGMVTSEEDMKVVSTCQMDVHKFPFDTQRCNITIGSAVHCVTEIRLTPFSNSSRVTQFSREVMRTQGEWEFLQLSVTTTNFTFHGKYWEQLVYTFTMRRRPLLHVINFLLPILFFLSLDLASFFISDHRGEKLGFKVTVLLAISVLLLILNDILPSMSNETPLIATYCIVIFALMLLSLLETILVTYLMEKDKETLRDDCKDKQENGKVANCNSEEKRRTCCSCICKVSDGEKQHELLPVAEEVNNSIQSGEPHVLLLILEELKELQKALNLHLGCREEGGKSVQWAARINRAFFMFYITTVSLFVPLIFMEWM